CCGATTTTCACGAACGAGTCCGCCAGGCCTATCTCGAGAGGGCCAGCACAAACCCGCTCAGGATTCGCACCATTGACGCCAGCCACAGCCTTGAAGAAATTAAAGTAAAAATTGAGAAAACAGTTCTAGAAGCCTGTTTATGAACATATTAAAACTTCACGAACAAGTCTGGAGCGATCTTCAGGGCAGGCGTCAAAAGCTTCCCCATGCACTACTCCTTGTCGGTCAAAAAGGGATCGGCAAATTTGAACTCGCCAAGCTGTTTGCTGCCAGCCTGCTTTGCGAACAACCGCAGCACACAGGTATTCCGTGTGGCGCCTGTCTCGCGTGCAACTGGTACAGCCAAGGCAACCATCCTGATTTTCGCCTGCTGCAACCCGAAGCGCTCTCGGCGGACCTGGAAGCGGAAGAGGGTAAAAAGAAACCCAGCCAGCAGATCACCATCGACCAGGTTCGGGGCCTTGATGACTTCCTGATTGTCGGCACCCATCGGGCCGGATTGCGTATTGTCGTGGTCAACCCGACAGAAGCAATGAATCGAAACACCGCAAACGCACTTCTCAAAACACTCGAAGAACCTGCGCCAAATACATTGTTTTTATTGGTTTCAAGCGAACCGCTTCGCTTGTTACCAACCATCAGGAGCCGATGCCAGACAATGCCGGTCGCCCTTCCATCAAGCAAGGTTGCGGCACAAGTACTGGCCGACGATGGCATTCCCGATGCAGCGCGCTGGCTGGCCCTGGCAGGAGGTTCGCCCAGCCTGGCAATTGAACTGGCAACATCAGGGCAAGGGGCATGGTTGGAACTGCTGGTCAAACGACTGTCCGCAGGTCGCCATGCTGATCCGTTGGCCATGGCGGCCGAACTGGAAAAAGCAGTCAAGGACAGCAAGGGCAAGCTGCTACTCAAAACCGTAGTTGAAGCACTGCAAAAGTGGCTGATCGATTTGAACCTGGCCAAAAACGGCATGCCGACTCGATATTTTCTACCTCAGCAGGCCACAATGACCGGCTTGGCTGATATGATTCCTGCTGTGCGTTTATTACATTGTTACCGCCACATGATTTCACGCCGCCAGGAAGCCGAGCAGCCGCTGAACGCGCGTCTTTTTCTGGAAGGTATCTTTCTTGACTATCGAGCCCTGTTTGCCAATTGATCAACGATGAGTGAAGTTAAATCCGCTCCGCAACGTCCGAGCGTTCTCTCGCTGAACATCAACTCGAAGTCTGCGCTCTACGCTGCCTACATGCCCCATTTGCGCTGCGGCGGGATTTTCATTCCAACAACGCGCGGTTACAACATTGGTGACGAAGTTTTCATGCTGCTTTCGCTGATGGACGACCCGGCCAAACTGCCGATCGCCGGCACCGTCATCTGGATCACACCGGCAGGCGCCCAAAATGGGCGAGCACAGGGCATCGGCGTGCACTTCAATAATGACGAAAGCGGACAAGAAGCTCGCCGCAAAATTGAAGGCCTGCTCGGCGGCGTCATGCAGTCTGCCCGTCCGACGCACACGCTGTAAACGACCCCGATGCTGGTCGACTCCCACTGTCATCTCGATTTTCCCGACCTGGCCAGCCAAGTGTCGGACATCCTGCAGCGTATGCAGGAAAATGCGGTCGGTTGCGCGGTCTGCATTGGCGTCAATCTTGAGGACTTTCCAAAGGTTCTCGCCCTGGCTGAAGCACATCATCAGTTGTACGCCACGGTTGGCGTCCATCCGGAATACACGGATGTCGAAGAACCCACCGAAGCAGGATTGCTCAAGCTGGCGGCACACCCCAAAGTGATCGGAATCGGTGAAACGGGGCTGGATTACTACTGGCAAAAAGACAAACCGGAATGGCAGCGCGAACGTTTCCGTACGCACATCAGGGCTGCGAAGACCTGCGGCAAACCCCTGATCATCCATACCCGTGAGTCTGCCGCCGACACGCTGCGCCTGATGCGGGAGGAGGGGGCCGATACGGTCGGCGGGGTCATGCATTGCTT
The sequence above is drawn from the Dechloromonas sp. TW-R-39-2 genome and encodes:
- a CDS encoding TatD family hydrolase, with the protein product MLVDSHCHLDFPDLASQVSDILQRMQENAVGCAVCIGVNLEDFPKVLALAEAHHQLYATVGVHPEYTDVEEPTEAGLLKLAAHPKVIGIGETGLDYYWQKDKPEWQRERFRTHIRAAKTCGKPLIIHTRESAADTLRLMREEGADTVGGVMHCFTENWDIARDALDLGFHLSFSGIVTFKNANIVKEVAQKCPLDRILVETDSPYLAPAPYRGKQNQPAYVRHVAEEIARLRSISSEAVTEATSNNFFTLFKHASRPWES
- a CDS encoding PilZ domain-containing protein, producing the protein MSEVKSAPQRPSVLSLNINSKSALYAAYMPHLRCGGIFIPTTRGYNIGDEVFMLLSLMDDPAKLPIAGTVIWITPAGAQNGRAQGIGVHFNNDESGQEARRKIEGLLGGVMQSARPTHTL
- the holB gene encoding DNA polymerase III subunit delta' yields the protein MNILKLHEQVWSDLQGRRQKLPHALLLVGQKGIGKFELAKLFAASLLCEQPQHTGIPCGACLACNWYSQGNHPDFRLLQPEALSADLEAEEGKKKPSQQITIDQVRGLDDFLIVGTHRAGLRIVVVNPTEAMNRNTANALLKTLEEPAPNTLFLLVSSEPLRLLPTIRSRCQTMPVALPSSKVAAQVLADDGIPDAARWLALAGGSPSLAIELATSGQGAWLELLVKRLSAGRHADPLAMAAELEKAVKDSKGKLLLKTVVEALQKWLIDLNLAKNGMPTRYFLPQQATMTGLADMIPAVRLLHCYRHMISRRQEAEQPLNARLFLEGIFLDYRALFAN